From Cyanobacteria bacterium FACHB-DQ100, one genomic window encodes:
- the malQ gene encoding 4-alpha-glucanotransferase: MSLKRSSGVLLHPTCFPGRFGIGELGAEAHRFIEFLVQSDQQYWQVLPLGPTGYGNSPYASYSSMAGNPLLISLEALRDRGLLEESDFANLPEFWLNGTDYDRVYATKAPLWRKACEAFKHRESEQREFAEFCTRKAYWLEDYALFMALKEESGGKSWYEWEPELMRFKPEAIGHAQERLQDEIFYQKYLQFEFFRQWIKLKQHANENGIQIIGDIPIYVAHDSADVWANSQNFRLDPETGHPELMAGVPPDYFSATGQLWGNPIYDWEYLEKTDFKWWVQRFEAMLDLVDWIRIDHFRGFQAYWAVPQGEETAINGNWVEAPGELFFQMLDRKLGKLPILAEDLGVITPEVEQLRDKFEFPGMKIIHFAFGSAPDNPYLPFNYPHNCLVYTGTHDNDTTIGWYEQLSDYERDNLLNYLGCISHQGIHWDLIRVAMSSVAVLSIIPLQDLMGLGTDARMNAPGQAEGNWGWRYRSEMLSDEIRDRFASLTHLFGRAPQSKHSN, from the coding sequence ATGTCTTTGAAACGATCGAGCGGCGTTTTGCTGCATCCTACCTGTTTCCCTGGTCGATTTGGTATTGGTGAGTTGGGAGCTGAAGCTCATCGCTTTATTGAATTCTTGGTGCAGAGCGATCAGCAGTATTGGCAAGTGTTGCCCCTTGGGCCAACAGGCTATGGAAATTCACCATATGCCTCGTATTCATCAATGGCAGGGAATCCGTTGTTGATTAGCCTAGAAGCGCTGCGCGATCGGGGATTATTAGAAGAATCAGACTTTGCCAATCTGCCGGAGTTCTGGCTGAATGGAACGGATTACGATCGCGTTTATGCGACGAAAGCTCCGTTGTGGCGCAAAGCTTGTGAAGCCTTCAAGCATCGTGAATCTGAGCAACGAGAGTTTGCTGAGTTCTGTACTCGCAAAGCCTACTGGCTCGAAGATTATGCGCTATTTATGGCGCTGAAAGAAGAAAGCGGTGGGAAAAGCTGGTACGAGTGGGAACCGGAACTGATGCGGTTTAAGCCGGAAGCGATCGGACACGCTCAAGAACGCTTACAAGACGAGATTTTCTACCAAAAATACCTCCAGTTCGAGTTTTTCCGGCAGTGGATTAAGCTCAAACAACATGCAAATGAAAATGGGATTCAGATCATTGGAGATATTCCCATCTATGTCGCGCACGATAGTGCGGATGTGTGGGCAAACTCACAAAACTTCAGGCTTGATCCTGAAACGGGTCATCCCGAACTGATGGCGGGTGTTCCACCGGACTACTTTAGTGCAACTGGACAGCTTTGGGGCAATCCCATCTATGATTGGGAGTACCTTGAAAAGACTGACTTCAAGTGGTGGGTGCAGCGCTTTGAAGCCATGTTAGATTTAGTCGATTGGATTCGGATTGATCATTTCCGCGGTTTTCAAGCTTACTGGGCAGTGCCGCAGGGTGAAGAAACGGCAATAAATGGAAACTGGGTCGAAGCACCAGGAGAGTTGTTTTTTCAGATGCTCGATCGCAAGTTAGGTAAGCTGCCAATCTTAGCTGAAGACCTGGGTGTAATCACTCCCGAAGTAGAACAACTGAGAGACAAGTTTGAGTTTCCAGGCATGAAGATCATTCACTTTGCCTTTGGATCTGCTCCGGATAATCCCTATCTCCCGTTTAACTATCCACACAACTGTCTTGTTTATACCGGAACACACGATAACGATACAACGATCGGCTGGTATGAGCAGCTTTCAGACTATGAGCGCGATAACTTATTGAACTATCTTGGCTGCATTAGCCATCAAGGCATTCACTGGGATTTGATTCGCGTGGCAATGAGTTCAGTTGCCGTACTCTCTATCATTCCGCTGCAAGACCTGATGGGCTTAGGAACCGATGCCCGGATGAATGCACCAGGGCAAGCAGAAGGCAATTGGGGCTGGCGGTATCGATCGGAGATGCTGAGCGATGAGATTCGCGATCGATTTGCAAGCTTGACGCATCTATTCGGACGCGCTCCGCAAAGCAAGCATTCAAATTAA
- a CDS encoding Glu/Leu/Phe/Val dehydrogenase codes for MSSLLSDASQRLQQALKYTSLSEDAIESLKSAKASLSVSIPVRMDDGSLKVFQGYRVRYDDSRGAGKGGVRYHPNVTLDEVQSLAFWMTFKCAVLNLPFGGAKGGITVNPKALSRLELERLSRGYIDAIADFIGPDVDILAPDVYTNAMVMGWMMDQYSIIRRQNTPGVVTGKPIAMGGSLGRDTATAMGALFVIEAMLPKFDRKPQDTTIAVQGFGNAGATIAELLHRAGYKVVAVSDSKGAIYSEAGLDIPSIRQHKNETRALQAVYCEGSVCTVTEHDRITNKELLELDVDVLLPAALENQITEANANNIKAKLIFELANGPITSAADAILEQKGIYVFPDILVNAGGVTVSYFEWVQNRNGLYWTLGEVNQTLQRKMVEETECIWSIAQELSIPVRTAAYVHALQRLGEALDAKGTRNYYTSR; via the coding sequence ATGTCTTCCCTTTTATCAGACGCTTCACAACGATTACAGCAAGCATTAAAGTACACCTCGCTTTCAGAGGACGCGATCGAGTCTTTGAAATCCGCAAAGGCATCGCTTTCAGTGTCGATTCCGGTGCGAATGGATGACGGGTCGCTGAAAGTGTTTCAGGGCTATCGGGTGCGGTATGACGATTCACGGGGCGCAGGTAAAGGGGGAGTGCGGTATCACCCAAATGTGACGCTGGATGAGGTGCAATCGCTGGCATTTTGGATGACGTTCAAATGCGCCGTGCTCAATTTGCCGTTTGGGGGGGCGAAGGGTGGCATTACGGTTAATCCAAAAGCCTTATCACGGCTTGAGCTAGAGCGCTTGAGCCGGGGATATATTGACGCGATCGCCGATTTTATTGGGCCGGATGTGGATATTCTGGCTCCCGACGTTTATACAAATGCAATGGTGATGGGCTGGATGATGGATCAGTACAGCATCATTCGGCGGCAGAATACTCCGGGTGTGGTTACAGGCAAGCCGATCGCGATGGGGGGCAGTTTGGGACGAGATACGGCAACGGCAATGGGTGCGTTGTTTGTGATCGAGGCAATGTTACCTAAGTTTGACAGAAAGCCCCAAGACACCACGATCGCAGTGCAAGGATTTGGGAATGCGGGAGCGACGATCGCAGAATTGCTGCATCGGGCTGGATATAAAGTGGTTGCAGTCAGCGATTCTAAAGGTGCAATCTATTCCGAAGCTGGACTAGATATTCCCAGCATTCGCCAACACAAAAATGAAACTCGCGCTCTGCAAGCGGTGTACTGCGAAGGTAGCGTCTGCACGGTGACCGAGCACGATCGCATCACCAACAAAGAACTGCTTGAACTGGATGTCGATGTGCTGCTGCCGGCTGCGTTAGAAAATCAGATCACCGAAGCAAATGCGAACAACATCAAAGCAAAGCTAATCTTTGAGCTTGCGAATGGGCCGATCACCTCTGCTGCCGATGCGATTTTAGAGCAGAAAGGAATTTATGTGTTTCCAGATATTCTAGTTAATGCGGGCGGTGTCACTGTCAGCTATTTTGAATGGGTACAGAACCGCAATGGCTTGTACTGGACATTAGGCGAAGTGAATCAAACGCTCCAGCGCAAGATGGTTGAGGAAACAGAGTGCATTTGGTCGATCGCACAAGAACTATCGATTCCCGTCCGAACGGCTGCCTATGTTCATGCCCTGCAACGATTGGGAGAAGCTCTCGATGCCAAAGGGACTCGCAACTATTACACCAGTCGATGA
- a CDS encoding HAD family phosphatase, with product MIPLSSAPDLQSIQLIATDMDGTLTISQKFTPQLLQVFDRLNQAGVAVLIVTGRSAGWVNGLVHYLPIVGAIAENGGLFYQGETQELLVPIADLKVHRQKLAEMFLELRSQFPQIQESSDNAFRLTDWTFDVAGLAVSDLNQLSLLCQKRGFGFTYSNVQCHIKRLQQDKAQGLLKVLSDRFPQYNLKQVATVGDSPNDESLFDASQFSMSIGVANIQHYQTQLKHLPTYITTQPEGMGFCEFADAVISVH from the coding sequence ATGATTCCGCTCAGTAGCGCTCCCGATTTGCAGTCAATTCAACTCATTGCAACTGATATGGATGGAACGTTAACCATCAGTCAAAAATTTACGCCTCAACTGTTACAAGTCTTCGATCGGCTGAATCAAGCCGGAGTTGCGGTGCTGATTGTAACTGGACGATCAGCGGGTTGGGTGAATGGTTTAGTCCATTACTTACCGATCGTAGGGGCGATCGCCGAAAACGGCGGATTGTTTTATCAAGGTGAAACACAAGAATTATTAGTGCCGATCGCGGACTTGAAAGTGCATCGCCAGAAGTTAGCAGAAATGTTTTTAGAACTACGATCGCAGTTTCCACAGATTCAAGAATCCAGTGATAATGCGTTTCGTCTTACCGATTGGACATTTGATGTTGCTGGGTTAGCAGTTTCAGACCTTAATCAATTAAGCTTGCTCTGTCAAAAACGTGGTTTTGGCTTCACTTATAGCAATGTTCAATGTCACATTAAACGACTGCAACAAGACAAAGCACAGGGACTATTAAAGGTTTTAAGCGATCGATTTCCTCAGTACAACCTGAAGCAAGTTGCAACTGTTGGCGATAGTCCAAATGATGAAAGTTTATTTGATGCGTCTCAGTTTTCAATGTCGATCGGAGTTGCCAACATTCAGCACTATCAAACGCAACTAAAGCACTTACCAACCTACATCACCACGCAGCCGGAAGGAATGGGATTTTGTGAATTCGCCGACGCAGTAATCTCGGTACACTGA
- a CDS encoding PHP domain-containing protein — MAANLASSSRVATPAAQDAVALREVFASLTAESCPLTYNFHMHTTHSDGQLHPEALAQQAINLSLKGFAITDHHQINGYKMAQRYLETHQVGATVPHLWTGAEITSRLLETEVHILGFAFDPEHGAIASYLQGSAPRGECAQAARVISAIHQAGGIAVLAHPARYRRSADELIPAAAMVGIDGVETFYAYNNPKPWKSSPKETERVTQLKTQFGLLSSCGTDTHGMSLLQRL; from the coding sequence ATGGCTGCTAATCTTGCTTCCAGTTCGAGGGTCGCGACACCAGCCGCACAAGATGCGGTAGCGCTACGAGAGGTTTTCGCATCGCTAACGGCTGAAAGTTGCCCGCTCACCTACAACTTCCACATGCACACGACGCACTCGGATGGACAGCTACATCCCGAAGCGCTCGCACAACAGGCGATCAACCTATCGCTCAAAGGATTTGCCATCACGGATCACCACCAGATCAACGGGTACAAAATGGCACAGCGATATCTAGAAACCCATCAGGTCGGTGCAACAGTTCCGCATCTATGGACAGGAGCTGAAATCACCTCCAGATTGCTTGAAACTGAAGTACACATTCTAGGGTTCGCGTTTGATCCGGAGCATGGCGCGATCGCGTCTTATTTGCAAGGCAGCGCACCGCGAGGAGAATGCGCTCAAGCTGCACGAGTGATTAGCGCCATTCATCAAGCAGGCGGAATTGCGGTGTTGGCGCATCCAGCGCGATATCGACGATCGGCAGATGAATTAATTCCAGCCGCAGCAATGGTGGGGATTGATGGGGTAGAAACGTTTTACGCTTATAACAATCCGAAGCCTTGGAAGTCTAGCCCCAAGGAAACAGAGCGGGTGACGCAGCTAAAGACTCAGTTTGGTTTGTTGAGTTCTTGTGGAACGGATACTCACGGAATGAGCTTGCTACAGCGTCTCTAG
- a CDS encoding thioredoxin fold domain-containing protein: MESSTPIAARVRNFLIVISAIVLTVAMVLGLRTQTTGVSLNEMSAASTPLEVALTNGKPTLMEFYANWCTSCQAMAPELKSLKDSYGDRVNFVMLNVDNDKWLPEILHYRVDGIPHFVYMDQTGNAIAQAIGEQPRSIVEENLIALSMGTELPHAQSIGQTSAFSSPASTKSSAKPSDPRGHGAQVVEKS; the protein is encoded by the coding sequence ATGGAATCTTCAACCCCGATCGCGGCTCGTGTCCGCAATTTTCTGATTGTGATTAGCGCGATCGTGCTTACTGTTGCGATGGTGCTTGGACTCCGCACTCAAACGACAGGCGTTTCGCTGAATGAAATGTCTGCTGCTTCTACACCACTAGAAGTTGCCTTAACCAACGGCAAACCGACACTGATGGAGTTTTATGCTAATTGGTGTACAAGCTGTCAGGCAATGGCTCCAGAGCTAAAATCACTCAAAGATAGCTATGGCGATCGAGTGAATTTCGTCATGCTGAATGTGGATAACGACAAGTGGCTGCCCGAAATTCTGCATTATCGCGTCGATGGCATTCCGCACTTTGTTTATATGGATCAAACAGGGAATGCGATCGCTCAAGCGATTGGTGAGCAACCGCGATCGATCGTAGAAGAGAATTTGATTGCGTTATCGATGGGCACAGAACTTCCCCACGCCCAAAGCATCGGACAAACTTCGGCGTTTTCCTCACCTGCCAGCACCAAATCAAGCGCCAAACCAAGCGATCCACGCGGACACGGCGCTCAAGTCGTCGAGAAGTCTTAA
- a CDS encoding NUDIX hydrolase: MAHRNPAPTVDIIIELIDRPHRPIVLIERLNPPHGWAIPGGFIDYGNSAETTAHNEAIEETGLEIELVDLLGVYSAPDRDERQHTMSVAYIATAKGNPRAGDDAKTVRVINIWEIPPNLCFDHDRILHDYLQYRNYGMRPKPL, translated from the coding sequence ATGGCTCATCGCAATCCTGCTCCCACCGTGGACATCATTATCGAATTAATCGATCGTCCTCATCGTCCGATCGTCTTAATCGAACGCCTCAATCCTCCCCACGGTTGGGCAATTCCCGGTGGATTTATTGATTACGGCAATTCTGCTGAAACGACTGCACACAACGAAGCGATCGAGGAAACCGGACTCGAAATCGAACTGGTGGATCTGCTGGGTGTGTATTCTGCTCCCGATCGCGACGAGCGCCAGCACACGATGAGCGTTGCTTATATTGCGACTGCTAAAGGCAATCCCAGAGCGGGAGACGATGCGAAAACCGTGCGCGTGATCAACATTTGGGAGATCCCACCAAATTTATGCTTTGATCACGATCGCATTTTGCACGATTATTTACAGTACAGAAATTATGGAATGCGTCCAAAGCCCCTATGA
- a CDS encoding RidA family protein, which yields MKKVIRTDAAPAPVGPYNQAIVAQGLVFVAGQISLDPRTGEIVGAGDIVAQTDRALTSMKAILEAAGSSMANVVKTTVFLKDINDFAAMNAVYAKYFEEESAPARICVEVARLPKDLLVEIDCIASVNN from the coding sequence GTGAAGAAAGTAATTCGGACTGATGCGGCTCCGGCTCCGGTTGGCCCCTACAATCAAGCGATCGTCGCTCAAGGATTAGTCTTTGTCGCGGGGCAAATCTCGCTTGATCCTAGAACGGGCGAGATTGTCGGTGCGGGTGATATTGTGGCGCAAACCGATCGAGCCTTAACCAGCATGAAGGCAATTCTAGAGGCGGCGGGTTCGTCGATGGCAAACGTCGTAAAGACGACGGTGTTTCTGAAAGATATCAATGATTTTGCAGCCATGAATGCGGTGTATGCCAAGTATTTTGAGGAAGAAAGTGCGCCTGCTCGAATTTGTGTGGAAGTCGCACGATTGCCCAAAGATTTGTTGGTTGAAATTGACTGTATTGCAAGCGTAAATAATTAA